From a region of the Streptomyces sp. Edi4 genome:
- a CDS encoding GNAT family N-acetyltransferase has protein sequence MNDIVLRRAADADAYPAADVWFRSFTAALPSVRCAHSPDDIRDWFARVLVPQYETWVAVRDGQILGLLVLNGPELKQLYLEPESRGRGLGDRLMALAKKQRPDGLSLWTFQVNAAARRFYERHGFRETERTDGSRNDEKEPDVRYIWQPAR, from the coding sequence GTGAACGACATCGTGCTCCGCCGCGCCGCAGACGCCGACGCCTACCCGGCCGCCGACGTCTGGTTCCGGTCCTTCACCGCCGCGCTGCCCTCAGTGCGCTGCGCCCACTCGCCCGACGACATCCGGGACTGGTTCGCGCGCGTGCTCGTGCCTCAGTACGAGACGTGGGTCGCCGTCCGCGACGGCCAGATACTGGGCCTGCTGGTACTCAACGGCCCGGAGCTCAAGCAGCTCTACCTCGAGCCCGAGTCCCGCGGCCGCGGGCTGGGGGACCGGCTGATGGCACTGGCCAAGAAGCAGCGCCCCGATGGCCTGTCTCTATGGACGTTCCAGGTCAACGCTGCGGCCCGGCGCTTCTACGAGCGCCACGGCTTCCGGGAGACGGAACGGACCGACGGATCTCGTAACGACGAGAAAGAGCCAGACGTCCGCTACATCTGGCAGCCCGCCAGGTAA
- a CDS encoding peptidoglycan-binding protein, which translates to MTTHHAAIIHPDRSLTYCGTVDEEHLDTVRALAALPDTPRFTREHPARPGSLFVLREDGDLDWYEPVDAAPFTVHAPDGHTPAEDTEPGPASATLPRGASGTTWISGAIGIGDGSIGGAMDTPDNPPRVVLHTTESPAGGRYLESIGSYLVQVASEPQLIYCPVTDRVGQFGPLSQSGRALKNDGARRTNREGKVCIQIEVLGYASKPWTTGWDPASKPGWQKILAAARSWGVPKAFPAGPPARYPGPDKPRSRSVWQGSGGYFGHCDVPGNDHGDPGQIDTGKVLGGGGPPPPPGGGDAFPGAGNFGPGASNAYVTRLGNMLCARGGRRFYSVGPGPNWGDADRNATRAFQQAQGWFGSDADGLPGPTTWELLVTGRGNDIPGGGSTPSVSVAHLKAAASQDIPAPDGHTTYPSEVRVLEDALAAEGLLNRAYVDGSFGTRTRDAYAAWQRSSAGGGYSGSDADGIPGLTSLQRLAARHAFTATA; encoded by the coding sequence GTGACCACGCACCACGCCGCGATCATCCACCCCGACCGGTCCCTCACCTACTGCGGAACCGTCGACGAAGAGCACCTCGACACCGTCCGCGCGCTGGCCGCGCTCCCCGACACCCCCCGCTTCACCCGCGAGCACCCGGCCCGCCCGGGCTCGCTGTTCGTGCTGCGCGAGGACGGCGACCTCGACTGGTACGAGCCGGTCGACGCCGCCCCGTTCACCGTCCACGCCCCCGACGGACACACACCCGCCGAGGACACCGAGCCCGGCCCGGCGTCGGCGACTCTGCCGCGCGGCGCGTCCGGCACCACCTGGATCTCCGGCGCGATCGGCATCGGCGACGGCTCCATCGGCGGTGCCATGGACACCCCCGACAACCCGCCCCGCGTCGTCCTGCACACCACCGAGTCCCCGGCCGGCGGCCGTTACCTCGAGTCGATCGGCTCCTACCTGGTCCAGGTCGCCTCTGAGCCGCAGCTGATCTACTGCCCGGTCACCGACCGGGTCGGACAGTTCGGGCCGCTCAGCCAGTCCGGGCGCGCCCTGAAGAACGACGGCGCGCGGCGCACCAACCGCGAGGGCAAGGTGTGCATCCAGATCGAGGTCCTCGGCTACGCCTCCAAGCCGTGGACCACCGGCTGGGACCCGGCGTCCAAGCCCGGCTGGCAGAAGATCCTCGCGGCCGCCCGCTCCTGGGGCGTCCCGAAAGCGTTCCCGGCCGGGCCGCCCGCCCGCTACCCGGGCCCGGACAAGCCCCGTTCGCGGTCGGTCTGGCAGGGCAGCGGCGGCTACTTCGGGCACTGCGACGTGCCCGGCAACGACCACGGAGACCCCGGCCAGATCGACACCGGCAAGGTCCTCGGCGGAGGCGGACCCCCGCCACCGCCCGGAGGCGGCGACGCGTTCCCCGGCGCTGGCAACTTCGGGCCGGGCGCGAGCAACGCCTACGTCACCCGGCTCGGCAACATGCTGTGCGCCCGCGGCGGCCGCCGCTTCTACTCGGTTGGCCCCGGCCCGAACTGGGGCGACGCCGACCGCAACGCCACCCGCGCATTCCAGCAGGCCCAGGGCTGGTTCGGATCGGACGCCGACGGCCTCCCGGGCCCCACCACCTGGGAGCTGCTCGTCACCGGCCGCGGCAACGACATCCCCGGAGGCGGATCGACGCCCAGTGTCAGCGTCGCCCACCTCAAGGCAGCCGCCAGCCAGGACATCCCGGCCCCGGACGGCCACACCACCTACCCCTCCGAAGTCCGCGTCCTCGAGGACGCGTTGGCCGCGGAGGGACTGCTGAACAGGGCCTACGTCGACGGGTCCTTCGGCACTCGGACCCGCGACGCCTACGCGGCCTGGCAGCGCAGCTCGGCTGGCGGCGGCTACAGCGGCTCCGACGCCGACGGTATCCCCGGCCTCACCTCCCTCCAGCGCCTCGCCGCCCGGCACGCCTTCACCGCAACCGCCTGA
- a CDS encoding DNA (cytosine-5-)-methyltransferase — MAPGVTYARVAGTHRSRNHQVPPIPAEPCPDARPLLKTPTAQLATNGGSQHPDKRRAGGHGPTLADEVEHLLPGGAHHQAGPDDIPGPWGPYAAAITRWEQRTGRAAPSAVNERGRLAPEFVEWMMGLEQAWVTGVPDLSRAAQLKALGNGVVPAQARDAIALLLARTGGAACRA, encoded by the coding sequence GTGGCGCCAGGCGTCACCTACGCGCGCGTCGCCGGGACGCACCGGTCACGGAACCACCAGGTCCCGCCGATCCCGGCCGAGCCGTGCCCGGACGCTCGCCCGCTGCTGAAAACCCCGACGGCCCAGCTCGCCACCAACGGCGGCTCCCAGCACCCGGACAAGCGGAGGGCCGGCGGACACGGACCCACGCTCGCCGACGAGGTCGAGCACCTCCTGCCCGGCGGCGCGCACCACCAGGCCGGACCCGACGACATCCCCGGACCGTGGGGCCCTTACGCCGCGGCGATCACCCGCTGGGAACAGCGCACTGGGCGCGCGGCACCGTCGGCGGTGAACGAACGCGGGCGGCTGGCACCGGAGTTCGTCGAGTGGATGATGGGTCTGGAGCAGGCGTGGGTGACCGGCGTGCCGGATCTGTCGCGGGCCGCCCAGCTCAAGGCGCTGGGCAACGGGGTCGTTCCGGCCCAGGCCCGGGACGCGATCGCGCTGCTGCTGGCGCGCACCGGGGGAGCGGCCTGCCGGGCGTAG
- a CDS encoding sugar nucleotide-binding protein: MTTLIIGGSGFLGTELTRQATAAGHSTVATYATAPGDPAQAKWHLLDLEQPGQLEQVLADVQPTLVVNAASSKASWTVTAQGPIRIAMAAAQHGIRLVHVSSDAVFSGDGRVHYDETCLPDPTLPYGAMKAAAEAGVLAVNPQAVVARTSLIIGRGQSVHERAVHEMAAGTREGALFTDDIRCPVFVEDLAAALLELAAAEAAGIRHLAGADAVSRHELGTLIAGRDGLDASRLPAGLRARTSLPGALDVRLDSRATQQELRTKLRGVREFCTAEVSGAEADGA, encoded by the coding sequence ATGACGACTCTGATCATTGGCGGCAGCGGCTTCCTGGGCACCGAACTGACCCGGCAGGCGACTGCGGCCGGACACAGCACGGTAGCCACCTACGCCACCGCGCCCGGCGACCCGGCCCAGGCCAAGTGGCACCTGCTCGACCTGGAACAGCCAGGCCAACTCGAACAGGTGCTGGCCGACGTACAGCCCACGCTGGTGGTGAACGCCGCAAGCAGCAAGGCCTCCTGGACGGTGACGGCTCAGGGCCCCATCAGGATCGCCATGGCCGCCGCCCAGCACGGCATCCGCCTGGTGCACGTCTCCTCCGACGCCGTGTTCTCCGGCGACGGCCGCGTGCACTACGACGAGACGTGCCTTCCCGACCCCACCCTGCCGTACGGGGCGATGAAGGCGGCTGCGGAAGCCGGAGTGCTGGCCGTGAACCCGCAGGCAGTCGTCGCCCGTACTTCGCTGATCATCGGCCGGGGGCAGTCCGTACACGAGCGGGCCGTGCACGAGATGGCCGCCGGAACGCGCGAAGGGGCCCTGTTCACCGACGACATCCGCTGCCCGGTCTTCGTCGAGGACCTGGCCGCCGCCCTTCTGGAACTGGCCGCGGCAGAGGCGGCCGGCATCCGCCACCTTGCCGGGGCCGATGCGGTCAGCCGACACGAACTGGGCACCCTCATCGCCGGACGCGACGGCCTGGACGCCTCCCGGCTCCCTGCCGGGCTGCGGGCGCGTACCAGCCTGCCGGGAGCCCTCGACGTACGTCTGGACAGCCGGGCCACCCAGCAGGAGCTGCGCACGAAGCTACGCGGCGTACGCGAGTTCTGCACCGCCGAAGTCTCGGGCGCAGAAGCGGACGGTGCCTGA
- a CDS encoding aminotransferase class III-fold pyridoxal phosphate-dependent enzyme — protein MERHFSQRDRLLTSSRPMPDFDVVAAHGSWLHLADGRRILDGSSGLICTNVGHGSTSVIARLQQQFSRAAFAGAAVVQPHTQLELMDRLCRAVGRPNDSVALVTCGTLAVEVAIALAKNIARTRSGKRRADILTSTLSYHGMSALTLGLAGNGVRRPHQEDALGLGPAFAPPYPPTHPHPHGVCDVSCADEVAKAIDSRGPENVAAILLEPVNGTTGGAYVPPDGYLRRVAEICRERDVLVIHDEVLTGLWRTGTALASHHWDGSEPDLCILSKGLGSGYTPVGAVLVAPEHAAVLRQDGAAPLPALGTMATQPLQAAACLGVLDELEAMSSTGLQQRGQQLGAGLRALTGRPGIRDVRGLGHLYAVELEPGLLWPLMEQAERHGVFFYPFTGAGEPRSEGLVVAPPLTSPAHDVEFLMTALSDAVTALEHTS, from the coding sequence GTGGAACGGCACTTCTCCCAGCGCGACCGCCTCCTGACCTCCTCCCGGCCGATGCCGGACTTCGACGTCGTGGCCGCGCACGGATCCTGGCTCCATCTCGCGGACGGCCGTCGCATCCTGGACGGCTCCAGCGGGCTCATCTGCACGAACGTCGGCCACGGCAGCACCAGCGTCATAGCCCGCCTTCAACAGCAGTTCTCCCGCGCGGCGTTCGCCGGCGCCGCCGTCGTCCAGCCCCACACCCAGCTCGAACTGATGGACCGTCTGTGCCGGGCCGTGGGACGCCCCAACGACTCCGTCGCCCTCGTCACCTGCGGAACCCTCGCCGTCGAGGTCGCCATCGCGCTGGCCAAGAACATCGCCCGCACCCGCAGCGGAAAGCGTCGCGCTGACATCCTGACCTCGACCCTCAGCTACCACGGCATGAGCGCCCTCACCCTCGGCCTGGCCGGCAACGGCGTCAGGCGCCCCCACCAGGAGGACGCCCTCGGCCTCGGCCCCGCCTTCGCTCCGCCCTACCCTCCGACCCACCCCCACCCCCACGGCGTGTGCGACGTCTCCTGCGCCGACGAGGTCGCCAAGGCCATCGACAGCAGGGGCCCCGAGAACGTCGCCGCAATCCTGCTGGAACCCGTCAACGGGACCACCGGCGGCGCCTACGTCCCGCCGGACGGCTACCTCCGCCGGGTCGCGGAGATCTGCCGCGAACGGGACGTCCTCGTCATCCACGACGAGGTCCTTACCGGCCTGTGGCGCACCGGCACCGCTCTGGCCAGCCACCATTGGGACGGCAGCGAGCCGGACCTGTGCATCCTCTCCAAGGGCCTGGGCTCCGGATACACGCCCGTCGGCGCGGTCCTCGTCGCCCCCGAACACGCCGCCGTGCTGCGCCAGGACGGCGCCGCCCCGCTGCCGGCCCTGGGGACCATGGCCACCCAGCCGCTCCAGGCCGCGGCCTGCCTCGGCGTCCTCGACGAACTCGAGGCCATGAGCAGCACCGGCCTTCAGCAGCGCGGCCAACAGCTTGGCGCAGGCCTGCGAGCGCTGACCGGTCGCCCCGGCATCCGCGACGTACGAGGGCTGGGCCACCTCTACGCCGTGGAACTGGAGCCCGGTCTGCTCTGGCCCCTGATGGAGCAGGCCGAGCGGCACGGGGTGTTCTTCTACCCGTTCACCGGAGCGGGCGAGCCCAGAAGCGAAGGCCTCGTCGTGGCCCCTCCGCTGACCTCCCCGGCCCACGACGTCGAATTCCTGATGACCGCCCTGTCCGACGCGGTGACTGCCCTGGAACACACCAGCTAG
- a CDS encoding GntR family transcriptional regulator: protein MARRTTAYRRVAQDLRDQIADGRLRPGDRIPSLTALQDTYECSDTVILEARKVLVAEGLLVAKTGDGTYVRGRPDPLRLVYGAPEGREQPLFRLEAGETGLFPDVVPVEPEESISAPAAVAAALGVRAGRKVRRSVRLFRHEGQAVQLVTVHALASGKAPAAALSVDIAARPASDAEGRVLDGVAGQPLLVATQVERPEAGTARVVETLVLAERFTLAYRPEGAGG, encoded by the coding sequence GTGGCCAGGCGTACAACGGCATACCGGCGCGTTGCCCAGGACCTGCGTGACCAGATCGCGGATGGACGGCTCAGGCCCGGGGACCGGATTCCGTCGCTGACGGCGCTTCAGGACACCTACGAATGCTCGGACACAGTCATCCTCGAGGCTCGCAAGGTCCTGGTGGCTGAGGGGCTTCTCGTCGCTAAGACCGGTGACGGGACGTACGTGCGCGGTCGGCCCGATCCGCTGCGGCTGGTGTACGGAGCTCCCGAGGGCCGCGAGCAGCCCCTGTTCCGCCTGGAGGCCGGCGAGACCGGACTGTTCCCGGATGTGGTCCCGGTGGAGCCGGAGGAAAGCATCTCCGCACCTGCGGCCGTCGCGGCGGCGCTTGGCGTCCGGGCGGGCCGCAAGGTACGGCGCTCAGTGCGGCTGTTTCGGCACGAGGGGCAGGCCGTGCAGTTGGTGACCGTCCACGCCCTCGCCAGCGGGAAGGCGCCTGCCGCCGCGCTGTCGGTGGACATCGCTGCTCGCCCGGCGTCGGACGCAGAGGGCCGGGTGCTGGACGGCGTTGCCGGGCAGCCCTTGCTGGTGGCCACCCAGGTGGAACGGCCGGAGGCCGGGACGGCGCGCGTGGTGGAGACGCTGGTGCTCGCCGAGCGCTTCACGCTGGCATACCGGCCGGAAGGCGCTGGCGGGTAG
- a CDS encoding DNA cytosine methyltransferase: protein MECRRPLTRPPREARLKGHRLTTPTVPARPRIGSLCSGYGGLDLAVSDVLGGEVVWHCEYDPADPQQRSARILAHHWPTVPNHGDVTAVDWSAVAPVDVLTAGFPCTDVSLAGRLDGLAPGTRSGIWHHVADAISVLRPSLVVIENVRGLLSARGVGREHPTVADGPSPGELRALGVVLGDLATLGFDAEWILLRASDAGAPHRRERIFILAWPQAA from the coding sequence GTGGAGTGCCGTCGGCCACTGACCCGACCGCCCCGGGAGGCCCGCCTGAAAGGGCATCGCCTGACCACCCCTACCGTTCCTGCCCGCCCCCGTATCGGCTCGCTCTGCAGCGGATACGGGGGCCTCGATCTTGCCGTTAGCGACGTACTGGGCGGCGAGGTCGTCTGGCACTGCGAGTACGACCCGGCCGACCCGCAGCAGCGCTCGGCCCGCATCCTCGCCCATCACTGGCCCACCGTTCCCAACCACGGCGACGTCACGGCCGTCGACTGGAGCGCCGTCGCCCCGGTCGACGTGCTGACCGCCGGGTTCCCCTGCACCGACGTGAGCCTGGCCGGGCGCCTGGACGGCCTCGCTCCCGGCACCCGATCCGGCATCTGGCACCACGTCGCCGACGCCATCTCCGTACTCCGACCCTCCTTGGTGGTGATCGAGAATGTCCGAGGTCTCCTATCTGCTCGCGGTGTGGGACGCGAGCACCCGACGGTGGCTGACGGCCCGAGCCCCGGGGAGCTGCGCGCCCTCGGAGTTGTACTCGGAGATCTGGCCACCCTCGGGTTCGATGCGGAGTGGATTCTGCTCCGCGCCTCGGACGCCGGCGCGCCGCACCGCCGCGAGCGGATCTTCATCCTCGCCTGGCCACAGGCGGCGTGA